A window of Parasynechococcus marenigrum WH 8102 contains these coding sequences:
- a CDS encoding 23S rRNA (pseudouridine(1915)-N(3))-methyltransferase RlmH, with product MNPSRCRILAVGKVRRSWIQDGIELYRKRLPGLEIIEIRDSTPDKEADSIRASLRPNEHVIALMEEGDAVGSIPFARRLDQLGNQRLAFVIGGADGLTNELKGRAHWQLSLSPMTFPHELARLMLIEQLFRAQAILQGSPYHRA from the coding sequence TTGAATCCCTCCCGCTGCCGCATCCTTGCCGTGGGCAAAGTCCGCCGCAGTTGGATCCAGGACGGCATCGAGCTTTACCGCAAACGGCTTCCCGGGCTGGAGATCATCGAGATTCGAGACAGCACACCCGACAAGGAAGCGGATTCTATCCGCGCATCGCTACGACCGAATGAGCACGTGATTGCACTGATGGAAGAGGGCGACGCTGTTGGGTCCATCCCCTTCGCCCGGCGCCTTGACCAGCTCGGCAACCAACGGCTCGCCTTCGTGATCGGTGGTGCTGACGGATTGACCAACGAACTCAAGGGCCGTGCCCATTGGCAATTGAGCCTGTCGCCGATGACCTTCCCCCATGAGCTGGCTCGCCTGATGCTGATCGAGCAGTTGTTCCGCGCCCAGGCAATCCTGCAAGGAAGCCCGTACCACCGCGCCTGA